The following are encoded together in the Deltaproteobacteria bacterium genome:
- a CDS encoding DUF4160 domain-containing protein has translation MFKYAGQWAAFSIEDLKLMEGQLPRRAISMVLEWAFQHRDELMVNWEKAQRSEALEKIKPLD, from the coding sequence ATGTTCAAATACGCTGGGCAATGGGCTGCCTTTTCGATTGAAGATCTCAAATTGATGGAGGGCCAGCTTCCACGGCGGGCAATCTCAATGGTTTTGGAGTGGGCATTTCAGCATAGAGATGAACTCATGGTGAACTGGGAAAAAGCCCAGAGGAGTGAAGCTTTGGAGAAAATCAAACCCCTTGATTAG
- a CDS encoding DUF2442 domain-containing protein: MRWVTEATYLGGYKLKIRFDNGEVKAVDLEPHLDGPIFEPLKDQGFFKSFYVNRDIDTVVWPNNADFSPDFLYDIGENASEQDASADARISRG, from the coding sequence ATGCGATGGGTCACTGAAGCAACCTATCTTGGTGGATACAAGCTTAAAATCCGATTTGACAACGGAGAAGTCAAAGCTGTTGATTTGGAGCCCCATCTTGACGGCCCTATTTTTGAGCCATTGAAGGATCAGGGGTTTTTCAAATCCTTTTATGTGAACCGCGATATAGACACAGTCGTCTGGCCGAACAACGCTGACTTCTCACCAGATTTTCTCTACGACATCGGTGAGAACGCCAGCGAACAAGACGCCTCAGCCGACGCTCGTATCTCGCGCGGCTGA
- a CDS encoding helix-turn-helix domain-containing protein, with translation MQSNRVGNLLSAARLKATLSQAQLAAKLGVRQNMISDYERGKRRLTPAMAKRIAGILDIKVERIS, from the coding sequence ATGCAGTCCAATAGAGTCGGTAACCTTCTTTCCGCTGCACGACTTAAAGCAACTCTTTCTCAAGCACAGCTTGCGGCAAAGCTGGGTGTGCGCCAAAATATGATCAGCGATTATGAACGAGGGAAACGCAGGCTCACTCCGGCAATGGCGAAACGGATAGCTGGAATACTTGACATCAAGGTTGAGAGAATTTCGTAG
- a CDS encoding GIY-YIG nuclease family protein produces the protein MDQSIEAKYEVLPYHIKDDMVAQRCPSDVALKLIELHRKCHLLWGKNEADDWVNRAYKRAKNSSIPKEMCENINEYLRARCFGDLEDNWYGYLNHEQYKNGYLYVLYRPNERHFKKVGMIGFLRNVEDRLREIENRYGYWFEILYYRYTINVKDAESLAHEMLPKRISPKREFFHVSDKKAVSIVNRAIDITEKRTVHKFVGYLRR, from the coding sequence ATGGACCAATCAATAGAAGCAAAATATGAAGTTCTCCCCTACCACATTAAGGATGACATGGTAGCTCAGAGATGTCCATCAGATGTGGCCCTAAAATTGATTGAGTTACATCGAAAATGCCATCTCCTATGGGGCAAGAATGAAGCGGATGATTGGGTCAATAGAGCATATAAACGGGCAAAAAACTCCAGTATCCCAAAAGAAATGTGCGAAAACATAAATGAATATTTGAGAGCTAGATGCTTCGGGGATCTGGAAGACAATTGGTATGGCTATTTGAATCATGAACAATATAAAAATGGGTACCTTTACGTTCTGTACCGACCCAATGAGAGGCATTTCAAGAAAGTCGGAATGATAGGGTTTCTGCGAAATGTGGAGGACAGATTAAGGGAAATTGAAAATAGATATGGATATTGGTTTGAGATACTTTATTACAGATATACCATCAATGTTAAGGACGCTGAATCCCTTGCACATGAAATGCTTCCTAAAAGGATAAGTCCCAAGCGAGAATTTTTCCATGTTTCTGATAAAAAGGCCGTGAGCATTGTGAATAGAGCAATAGATATCACGGAGAAAAGGACCGTCCACAAATTTGTGGGTTACCTCCGACGCTGA
- a CDS encoding N-6 DNA methylase, with translation MKYDYQEHVVAVLKETKEQYGVVGPLVNLLVSRGWKAGQMIFGKTEWRIPKTPSEATKREKGQSFAGFPVDVAVFDGETHRGDPNHLLFIVECKQPNEKAGVSQLESYFVGEPHASLGVWVNSPEPSAKAAFLYRSPDGRLLLKRLELDKLPRPGEPIAPDVQTTTYSDLVEPTEQIFRKVISDLLDKVVIFDTVVTRREEQLDQLCNLLLIKLESDKQGKSDPDSPVIFRRMESAKKTATAVRDAFENLADVYPETFTTENDKRLRLSDDTITACVDALSGLRLLDMGVSSVAVAFQVLRSEALKQGEGQYFTPQAVIEAGVRLMGLQQSDIVIDPACGTGGFLVQSMIEMKRRFPKMTDSGLSKWAQTHIFGIEKDAIGLKLTKAIMQIAGDGSAHCARGDSVRTHKWSTDFSHLSSGTFKDGRFSVVLTNPPFGKNLKVAAKDSRLSGLTIAAQNDGGYRDLEIGLLFLQRAYQLLKKGGRVGIVLPETYFFSPNYRFVTEWIRPRLRPVVVANIPMEAFQGFCRAKTNFYVFEKVATRA, from the coding sequence ATGAAGTACGATTACCAAGAACACGTTGTCGCCGTCCTGAAAGAGACCAAGGAGCAGTACGGCGTTGTTGGACCACTGGTAAACCTCCTCGTTTCCCGGGGGTGGAAGGCTGGTCAAATGATTTTCGGCAAGACGGAATGGCGGATTCCGAAGACCCCATCTGAGGCCACAAAACGGGAAAAAGGTCAGAGTTTCGCTGGCTTTCCTGTTGATGTAGCCGTCTTTGACGGGGAAACCCACCGTGGTGATCCAAACCATCTACTCTTCATCGTTGAATGCAAGCAACCGAATGAGAAGGCCGGAGTCAGTCAACTGGAGAGCTACTTCGTCGGCGAGCCGCATGCGAGCCTTGGCGTATGGGTCAACTCCCCGGAGCCCTCAGCAAAGGCAGCATTCCTGTACCGAAGTCCCGATGGCAGATTGCTGCTGAAACGACTTGAACTGGACAAGTTGCCCCGGCCCGGTGAGCCGATTGCGCCAGACGTCCAAACAACAACATACTCTGACTTGGTCGAACCGACCGAACAGATATTTCGAAAAGTCATTTCGGACCTGTTGGACAAGGTTGTGATCTTTGACACGGTGGTGACTCGCAGGGAAGAGCAACTTGACCAACTTTGCAATCTCTTGCTGATCAAACTAGAAAGCGACAAACAGGGCAAGTCTGATCCAGACAGTCCAGTCATCTTCCGGCGCATGGAATCAGCAAAGAAGACCGCTACCGCCGTACGCGACGCATTCGAGAACCTTGCCGACGTCTACCCAGAAACTTTCACGACAGAGAATGACAAGAGGTTGCGCTTGTCCGATGACACTATCACAGCATGTGTTGATGCCCTGTCAGGGCTTCGTCTGCTGGACATGGGCGTCTCCTCGGTCGCCGTGGCCTTTCAAGTGCTGCGAAGCGAGGCTCTAAAACAGGGAGAAGGCCAGTACTTCACTCCTCAAGCCGTGATCGAGGCGGGGGTTCGCCTCATGGGGCTTCAGCAATCAGACATCGTGATCGATCCGGCATGTGGGACTGGCGGCTTTCTCGTGCAGAGCATGATTGAAATGAAGCGGCGTTTTCCCAAAATGACGGATTCTGGCCTTTCTAAATGGGCTCAGACTCACATCTTCGGAATCGAGAAAGACGCCATCGGCCTGAAGCTCACGAAGGCGATAATGCAGATAGCCGGGGATGGCTCTGCTCACTGTGCCCGCGGAGACTCCGTGCGGACGCACAAGTGGAGTACTGACTTCTCTCATCTTTCGTCAGGCACGTTCAAGGATGGCCGATTTTCAGTCGTCTTGACCAATCCTCCGTTCGGCAAGAATCTCAAGGTTGCCGCAAAGGATAGTCGCCTGTCTGGCCTCACGATAGCCGCTCAGAATGACGGCGGCTACAGGGACTTGGAGATAGGTCTCTTGTTCCTGCAACGAGCCTACCAATTGCTAAAGAAGGGAGGACGGGTTGGAATTGTGTTGCCAGAGACATATTTCTTCTCCCCCAACTACCGTTTCGTGACGGAATGGATTAGACCCCGCCTCCGTCCTGTTGTTGTTGCAAATATCCCAATGGAGGCCTTTCAAGGTTTTTGCCGAGCAAAGACAAACTTTTACGTGTTTGAGAAAGTAGCTACGCGAGCATGA